The proteins below come from a single Drosophila miranda strain MSH22 chromosome Y unlocalized genomic scaffold, D.miranda_PacBio2.1 Contig_Y1_pilon, whole genome shotgun sequence genomic window:
- the LOC117190664 gene encoding palmitoyltransferase ZDHHC2 isoform X8 translates to MGNDDHRRRKTPCGFCMAVFKWIPVVFITAVIAWSYYAYVVELCIRNSENLVGMILMLFFYHIALILFMWSYWRTIMTSVGRVPDQWRIPDEELTRLFRADNPETQKRILNSFARSLPVTNRTMNGSVRFCEKCKIIKPDRAHHCSVCNSCVLKMDHHCPWVNNCVNFYNYKFFVLFLGYALIYCLYVAVTTLHDFVQFWKVGAGQLNGSVVGRFHILFLFFISIMFAISLVSLFGYHIYLVLVNRTTLESFRAPVFRVGGPDKNGFNLSRYANFCEVFGDDWQYWPLPIFTSFGDGISYPIRHLEDDSETLLGYHSDTRIELDEDCLPESRFLHSIP, encoded by the exons ATGGGCAACGACGATCACCGGCGGAGGAAGACACCTTGCGGATTCTGCATGGCTGTGTTCAAGTGGATTCCGGTTGTATTCATAACCGCCGTCATTGCCTGGTCCTACTATGCCTATGTGGTGGAGCTCTGCATAC GCAACTCCGAGAACCTCGTTGGGATGATTTTAATGCTGTTCTTCTACCACATTGCCCTGATACTGTTCATGTGGTCCTACTGGAGAACCATAATGACATCGGTTGGTCGAGTGCCAGATCAA TGGCGGATACCAGACGAGGAACTGACGCGCCTGTTTCGTGCCGACAACCCAGAGACGCAGAAACGCATTTTGAACAGCTTTGCCCGCAGTTTGCCAGTAACCAATCG CACAATGAACGGCTCTGTCCGGTTTTGTGAAAAGTGTAAGATCATTAAGCCGGACAGAGCGCATCATTGCAGCGTGTGCAATAGCTGCGTGCTCAAGATGGATCATCACTGCCCCTGGGTGAACAATTGCGTCAACTTTTACAATTACAAATTCTTTGTATTGTTTCTGGGGTACGCGCTCATCTATTGCTTGTACGTTGCAGTCACCACTCTGCATGATTTCGTTCAGTTCTGGAAGGTAGGTGCC GGCCAATTGAACGGCAGTGTTGTGGGCCGTTTTCACATCTTGTTCCTGTTCTTCATATCCATCATGTTTGCCATTAGTTTGGTGAGTCTGTTTGGCTATCACATCTATTTGGTTCTGGTCAATCGCACCACTTTAG AGTCTTTTCGAGCACCAGTCTTTCGCGTCGGCGGCCCCGACAAGAACGGCTTCAATTTGAGCCGCTATGCCAACTTCTGTGAGGTGTTTGGCGACGACTGGCAGTACTGGCCTTTGCCCATCTTCACCAG CTTTGGCGATGGCATTAGCTATCCCATACGACATCTTGAGGACGACTCCGAAACCCTGTTGGGCTACCACAGCGACACACGCATCGAGCTGGACGAGGACTGCCTGCCGGAGTCGCGTTTCCTGCACTCGATTCCATAG
- the LOC117190664 gene encoding palmitoyltransferase ZDHHC15B isoform X1 — protein MGNDDHRRRKTPCGFCMAVFKWIPVVFITAVIAWSYYAYVVELCIRNSENLVGMILMLFFYHIALILFMWSYWRTIMTSVGRVPDQWRIPDEELTRLFRADNPETQKRILNSFARSLPVTNRTMNGSVRFCEKCKIIKPDRAHHCSVCNSCVLKMDHHCPWVNNCVNFYNYKFFVLFLGYALIYCLYVAVTTLHDFVQFWKVGAYENNGYSEQGQLNGSVVGRFHILFLFFISIMFAISLVSLFGYHIYLVLVNRTTLESFRAPVFRVGGPDKNGFNLSRYANFCEVFGDDWQYWPLPIFTSRGDGFSYPTSTDQSGEAPPAQRYAAMGDTTTNRLDGNPTDKLIDAIPLVTTPNNHVQPPQQQHPHQVRSQNQAQSQRQARPKSLNLQPALELPLANGQSSSCNTAAVPSSEVVVVNFSTLPEDANGDAVIIDMVGDHSGAAAVVAAPKDACRQPNGDVPLN, from the exons ATGGGCAACGACGATCACCGGCGGAGGAAGACACCTTGCGGATTCTGCATGGCTGTGTTCAAGTGGATTCCGGTTGTATTCATAACCGCCGTCATTGCCTGGTCCTACTATGCCTATGTGGTGGAGCTCTGCATAC GCAACTCCGAGAACCTCGTTGGGATGATTTTAATGCTGTTCTTCTACCACATTGCCCTGATACTGTTCATGTGGTCCTACTGGAGAACCATAATGACATCGGTTGGTCGAGTGCCAGATCAA TGGCGGATACCAGACGAGGAACTGACGCGCCTGTTTCGTGCCGACAACCCAGAGACGCAGAAACGCATTTTGAACAGCTTTGCCCGCAGTTTGCCAGTAACCAATCG CACAATGAACGGCTCTGTCCGGTTTTGTGAAAAGTGTAAGATCATTAAGCCGGACAGAGCGCATCATTGCAGCGTGTGCAATAGCTGCGTGCTCAAGATGGATCATCACTGCCCCTGGGTGAACAATTGCGTCAACTTTTACAATTACAAATTCTTTGTATTGTTTCTGGGGTACGCGCTCATCTATTGCTTGTACGTTGCAGTCACCACTCTGCATGATTTCGTTCAGTTCTGGAAGGTAGGTGCC TACGAAAATAATGGTTACTCGGAACAGGGCCAATTGAACGGCAGTGTTGTGGGCCGTTTTCACATCTTGTTCCTGTTCTTCATATCCATCATGTTTGCCATTAGTTTGGTGAGTCTGTTTGGCTATCACATCTATTTGGTTCTGGTCAATCGCACCACTTTAG AGTCTTTTCGAGCACCAGTCTTTCGCGTCGGCGGCCCCGACAAGAACGGCTTCAATTTGAGCCGCTATGCCAACTTCTGTGAGGTGTTTGGCGACGACTGGCAGTACTGGCCTTTGCCCATCTTCACCAG TCGTGGTGATGGCTTCAGCTATCCAACATCCACCGATCAAAGCGGCGAGGCGCCCCCCGCCCAGCGATACGCTGCCATGGGCGACACAACCACCAACAGGTTAGATGGCAATCCAACAGATAAGTTGATTGACGCTATACCCCTCGTCACCACACCCAATAACCATGTTCAACCacctcaacaacaacatccaCATCAAGTAAGAAGCCAGAACCAGGCGCAGTCGCAGCGCCAGGCCCGTCCAAAGTCGTTAAATCTGCAACCCGCACTGGAACTGCCCTTGGCAAACGGCCAATCATCAAGCTGCAACACGGCAGCAGTCCCGTCTAGTGAGGTGGTCGTTGTCAATTTTAGCACCCTGCCAGAGGATGCCAATGGCGATGCGGTCATCATCGATATGGTGGGCGATCATagtggagctgctgctgttgttgccgctCCCAAGGATGCCTGCCGCCAGCCGAATGGTGATGTCCCTCTCAACTAG
- the LOC117190664 gene encoding palmitoyltransferase ZDHHC15B isoform X3, with amino-acid sequence MGNDDHRRRKTPCGFCMAVFKWIPVVFITAVIAWSYYAYVVELCIRNSENLVGMILMLFFYHIALILFMWSYWRTIMTSVGRVPDQWRIPDEELTRLFRADNPETQKRILNSFARSLPVTNRTMNGSVRFCEKCKIIKPDRAHHCSVCNSCVLKMDHHCPWVNNCVNFYNYKFFVLFLGYALIYCLYVAVTTLHDFVQFWKVGAGQLNGSVVGRFHILFLFFISIMFAISLVSLFGYHIYLVLVNRTTLESFRAPVFRVGGPDKNGFNLSRYANFCEVFGDDWQYWPLPIFTSRGDGFSYPTSTDQSGEAPPAQRYAAMGDTTTNRLDGNPTDKLIDAIPLVTTPNNHVQPPQQQHPHQVRSQNQAQSQRQARPKSLNLQPALELPLANGQSSSCNTAAVPSSEVVVVNFSTLPEDANGDAVIIDMVGDHSGAAAVVAAPKDACRQPNGDVPLN; translated from the exons ATGGGCAACGACGATCACCGGCGGAGGAAGACACCTTGCGGATTCTGCATGGCTGTGTTCAAGTGGATTCCGGTTGTATTCATAACCGCCGTCATTGCCTGGTCCTACTATGCCTATGTGGTGGAGCTCTGCATAC GCAACTCCGAGAACCTCGTTGGGATGATTTTAATGCTGTTCTTCTACCACATTGCCCTGATACTGTTCATGTGGTCCTACTGGAGAACCATAATGACATCGGTTGGTCGAGTGCCAGATCAA TGGCGGATACCAGACGAGGAACTGACGCGCCTGTTTCGTGCCGACAACCCAGAGACGCAGAAACGCATTTTGAACAGCTTTGCCCGCAGTTTGCCAGTAACCAATCG CACAATGAACGGCTCTGTCCGGTTTTGTGAAAAGTGTAAGATCATTAAGCCGGACAGAGCGCATCATTGCAGCGTGTGCAATAGCTGCGTGCTCAAGATGGATCATCACTGCCCCTGGGTGAACAATTGCGTCAACTTTTACAATTACAAATTCTTTGTATTGTTTCTGGGGTACGCGCTCATCTATTGCTTGTACGTTGCAGTCACCACTCTGCATGATTTCGTTCAGTTCTGGAAGGTAGGTGCC GGCCAATTGAACGGCAGTGTTGTGGGCCGTTTTCACATCTTGTTCCTGTTCTTCATATCCATCATGTTTGCCATTAGTTTGGTGAGTCTGTTTGGCTATCACATCTATTTGGTTCTGGTCAATCGCACCACTTTAG AGTCTTTTCGAGCACCAGTCTTTCGCGTCGGCGGCCCCGACAAGAACGGCTTCAATTTGAGCCGCTATGCCAACTTCTGTGAGGTGTTTGGCGACGACTGGCAGTACTGGCCTTTGCCCATCTTCACCAG TCGTGGTGATGGCTTCAGCTATCCAACATCCACCGATCAAAGCGGCGAGGCGCCCCCCGCCCAGCGATACGCTGCCATGGGCGACACAACCACCAACAGGTTAGATGGCAATCCAACAGATAAGTTGATTGACGCTATACCCCTCGTCACCACACCCAATAACCATGTTCAACCacctcaacaacaacatccaCATCAAGTAAGAAGCCAGAACCAGGCGCAGTCGCAGCGCCAGGCCCGTCCAAAGTCGTTAAATCTGCAACCCGCACTGGAACTGCCCTTGGCAAACGGCCAATCATCAAGCTGCAACACGGCAGCAGTCCCGTCTAGTGAGGTGGTCGTTGTCAATTTTAGCACCCTGCCAGAGGATGCCAATGGCGATGCGGTCATCATCGATATGGTGGGCGATCATagtggagctgctgctgttgttgccgctCCCAAGGATGCCTGCCGCCAGCCGAATGGTGATGTCCCTCTCAACTAG
- the LOC117190664 gene encoding palmitoyltransferase ZDHHC15B isoform X9, protein MGNDDHRRRKTPCGFCMAVFKWIPVVFITAVIAWSYYAYVVELCIRNSENLVGMILMLFFYHIALILFMWSYWRTIMTSVGRVPDQWRIPDEELTRLFRADNPETQKRILNSFARSLPVTNRTMNGSVRFCEKCKIIKPDRAHHCSVCNSCVLKMDHHCPWVNNCVNFYNYKFFVLFLGYALIYCLYVAVTTLHDFVQFWKGQLNGSVVGRFHILFLFFISIMFAISLVSLFGYHIYLVLVNRTTLESFRAPVFRVGGPDKNGFNLSRYANFCEVFGDDWQYWPLPIFTSFGDGISYPIRHLEDDSETLLGYHSDTRIELDEDCLPESRFLHSIP, encoded by the exons ATGGGCAACGACGATCACCGGCGGAGGAAGACACCTTGCGGATTCTGCATGGCTGTGTTCAAGTGGATTCCGGTTGTATTCATAACCGCCGTCATTGCCTGGTCCTACTATGCCTATGTGGTGGAGCTCTGCATAC GCAACTCCGAGAACCTCGTTGGGATGATTTTAATGCTGTTCTTCTACCACATTGCCCTGATACTGTTCATGTGGTCCTACTGGAGAACCATAATGACATCGGTTGGTCGAGTGCCAGATCAA TGGCGGATACCAGACGAGGAACTGACGCGCCTGTTTCGTGCCGACAACCCAGAGACGCAGAAACGCATTTTGAACAGCTTTGCCCGCAGTTTGCCAGTAACCAATCG CACAATGAACGGCTCTGTCCGGTTTTGTGAAAAGTGTAAGATCATTAAGCCGGACAGAGCGCATCATTGCAGCGTGTGCAATAGCTGCGTGCTCAAGATGGATCATCACTGCCCCTGGGTGAACAATTGCGTCAACTTTTACAATTACAAATTCTTTGTATTGTTTCTGGGGTACGCGCTCATCTATTGCTTGTACGTTGCAGTCACCACTCTGCATGATTTCGTTCAGTTCTGGAAG GGCCAATTGAACGGCAGTGTTGTGGGCCGTTTTCACATCTTGTTCCTGTTCTTCATATCCATCATGTTTGCCATTAGTTTGGTGAGTCTGTTTGGCTATCACATCTATTTGGTTCTGGTCAATCGCACCACTTTAG AGTCTTTTCGAGCACCAGTCTTTCGCGTCGGCGGCCCCGACAAGAACGGCTTCAATTTGAGCCGCTATGCCAACTTCTGTGAGGTGTTTGGCGACGACTGGCAGTACTGGCCTTTGCCCATCTTCACCAG CTTTGGCGATGGCATTAGCTATCCCATACGACATCTTGAGGACGACTCCGAAACCCTGTTGGGCTACCACAGCGACACACGCATCGAGCTGGACGAGGACTGCCTGCCGGAGTCGCGTTTCCTGCACTCGATTCCATAG
- the LOC117190664 gene encoding palmitoyltransferase ZDHHC15B isoform X6, with amino-acid sequence MGNDDHRRRKTPCGFCMAVFKWIPVVFITAVIAWSYYAYVVELCIRNSENLVGMILMLFFYHIALILFMWSYWRTIMTSVGRVPDQWRIPDEELTRLFRADNPETQKRILNSFARSLPVTNRTMNGSVRFCEKCKIIKPDRAHHCSVCNSCVLKMDHHCPWVNNCVNFYNYKFFVLFLGYALIYCLYVAVTTLHDFVQFWKVGAYENNGYSEQGQLNGSVVGRFHILFLFFISIMFAISLVSLFGYHIYLVLVNRTTLESFRAPVFRVGGPDKNGFNLSRYANFCEVFGDDWQYWPLPIFTSRGDGFSYPTSTDQSGEAPPAQRYAAMGDTTTNSKKPEPGAVAAPGPSKVVKSATRTGTALGKRPIIKLQHGSSPV; translated from the exons ATGGGCAACGACGATCACCGGCGGAGGAAGACACCTTGCGGATTCTGCATGGCTGTGTTCAAGTGGATTCCGGTTGTATTCATAACCGCCGTCATTGCCTGGTCCTACTATGCCTATGTGGTGGAGCTCTGCATAC GCAACTCCGAGAACCTCGTTGGGATGATTTTAATGCTGTTCTTCTACCACATTGCCCTGATACTGTTCATGTGGTCCTACTGGAGAACCATAATGACATCGGTTGGTCGAGTGCCAGATCAA TGGCGGATACCAGACGAGGAACTGACGCGCCTGTTTCGTGCCGACAACCCAGAGACGCAGAAACGCATTTTGAACAGCTTTGCCCGCAGTTTGCCAGTAACCAATCG CACAATGAACGGCTCTGTCCGGTTTTGTGAAAAGTGTAAGATCATTAAGCCGGACAGAGCGCATCATTGCAGCGTGTGCAATAGCTGCGTGCTCAAGATGGATCATCACTGCCCCTGGGTGAACAATTGCGTCAACTTTTACAATTACAAATTCTTTGTATTGTTTCTGGGGTACGCGCTCATCTATTGCTTGTACGTTGCAGTCACCACTCTGCATGATTTCGTTCAGTTCTGGAAGGTAGGTGCC TACGAAAATAATGGTTACTCGGAACAGGGCCAATTGAACGGCAGTGTTGTGGGCCGTTTTCACATCTTGTTCCTGTTCTTCATATCCATCATGTTTGCCATTAGTTTGGTGAGTCTGTTTGGCTATCACATCTATTTGGTTCTGGTCAATCGCACCACTTTAG AGTCTTTTCGAGCACCAGTCTTTCGCGTCGGCGGCCCCGACAAGAACGGCTTCAATTTGAGCCGCTATGCCAACTTCTGTGAGGTGTTTGGCGACGACTGGCAGTACTGGCCTTTGCCCATCTTCACCAG TCGTGGTGATGGCTTCAGCTATCCAACATCCACCGATCAAAGCGGCGAGGCGCCCCCCGCCCAGCGATACGCTGCCATGGGCGACACAACCACCAACAG TAAGAAGCCAGAACCAGGCGCAGTCGCAGCGCCAGGCCCGTCCAAAGTCGTTAAATCTGCAACCCGCACTGGAACTGCCCTTGGCAAACGGCCAATCATCAAGCTGCAACACGGCAGCAGTCCCGTCTAG
- the LOC117190664 gene encoding palmitoyltransferase ZDHHC15B isoform X7, producing MGNDDHRRRKTPCGFCMAVFKWIPVVFITAVIAWSYYAYVVELCIRNSENLVGMILMLFFYHIALILFMWSYWRTIMTSVGRVPDQWRIPDEELTRLFRADNPETQKRILNSFARSLPVTNRTMNGSVRFCEKCKIIKPDRAHHCSVCNSCVLKMDHHCPWVNNCVNFYNYKFFVLFLGYALIYCLYVAVTTLHDFVQFWKVGAYENNGYSEQGQLNGSVVGRFHILFLFFISIMFAISLVSLFGYHIYLVLVNRTTLESFRAPVFRVGGPDKNGFNLSRYANFCEVFGDDWQYWPLPIFTSFGDGISYPIRHLEDDSETLLGYHSDTRIELDEDCLPESRFLHSIP from the exons ATGGGCAACGACGATCACCGGCGGAGGAAGACACCTTGCGGATTCTGCATGGCTGTGTTCAAGTGGATTCCGGTTGTATTCATAACCGCCGTCATTGCCTGGTCCTACTATGCCTATGTGGTGGAGCTCTGCATAC GCAACTCCGAGAACCTCGTTGGGATGATTTTAATGCTGTTCTTCTACCACATTGCCCTGATACTGTTCATGTGGTCCTACTGGAGAACCATAATGACATCGGTTGGTCGAGTGCCAGATCAA TGGCGGATACCAGACGAGGAACTGACGCGCCTGTTTCGTGCCGACAACCCAGAGACGCAGAAACGCATTTTGAACAGCTTTGCCCGCAGTTTGCCAGTAACCAATCG CACAATGAACGGCTCTGTCCGGTTTTGTGAAAAGTGTAAGATCATTAAGCCGGACAGAGCGCATCATTGCAGCGTGTGCAATAGCTGCGTGCTCAAGATGGATCATCACTGCCCCTGGGTGAACAATTGCGTCAACTTTTACAATTACAAATTCTTTGTATTGTTTCTGGGGTACGCGCTCATCTATTGCTTGTACGTTGCAGTCACCACTCTGCATGATTTCGTTCAGTTCTGGAAGGTAGGTGCC TACGAAAATAATGGTTACTCGGAACAGGGCCAATTGAACGGCAGTGTTGTGGGCCGTTTTCACATCTTGTTCCTGTTCTTCATATCCATCATGTTTGCCATTAGTTTGGTGAGTCTGTTTGGCTATCACATCTATTTGGTTCTGGTCAATCGCACCACTTTAG AGTCTTTTCGAGCACCAGTCTTTCGCGTCGGCGGCCCCGACAAGAACGGCTTCAATTTGAGCCGCTATGCCAACTTCTGTGAGGTGTTTGGCGACGACTGGCAGTACTGGCCTTTGCCCATCTTCACCAG CTTTGGCGATGGCATTAGCTATCCCATACGACATCTTGAGGACGACTCCGAAACCCTGTTGGGCTACCACAGCGACACACGCATCGAGCTGGACGAGGACTGCCTGCCGGAGTCGCGTTTCCTGCACTCGATTCCATAG
- the LOC117190664 gene encoding palmitoyltransferase ZDHHC15B isoform X5 — protein MGNDDHRRRKTPCGFCMAVFKWIPVVFITAVIAWSYYAYVVELCIRNSENLVGMILMLFFYHIALILFMWSYWRTIMTSVGRVPDQWRIPDEELTRLFRADNPETQKRILNSFARSLPVTNRTMNGSVRFCEKCKIIKPDRAHHCSVCNSCVLKMDHHCPWVNNCVNFYNYKFFVLFLGYALIYCLYVAVTTLHDFVQFWKVGAYENNGYSEQGQLNGSVVGRFHILFLFFISIMFAISLVSLFGYHIYLVLVNRTTLESFRAPVFRVGGPDKNGFNLSRYANFCEVFGDDWQYWPLPIFTSRGDGFSYPTSTDQSGEAPPAQRYAAMGDTTTNRSQNQAQSQRQARPKSLNLQPALELPLANGQSSSCNTAAVPSSEVVVVNFSTLPEDANGDAVIIDMVGDHSGAAAVVAAPKDACRQPNGDVPLN, from the exons ATGGGCAACGACGATCACCGGCGGAGGAAGACACCTTGCGGATTCTGCATGGCTGTGTTCAAGTGGATTCCGGTTGTATTCATAACCGCCGTCATTGCCTGGTCCTACTATGCCTATGTGGTGGAGCTCTGCATAC GCAACTCCGAGAACCTCGTTGGGATGATTTTAATGCTGTTCTTCTACCACATTGCCCTGATACTGTTCATGTGGTCCTACTGGAGAACCATAATGACATCGGTTGGTCGAGTGCCAGATCAA TGGCGGATACCAGACGAGGAACTGACGCGCCTGTTTCGTGCCGACAACCCAGAGACGCAGAAACGCATTTTGAACAGCTTTGCCCGCAGTTTGCCAGTAACCAATCG CACAATGAACGGCTCTGTCCGGTTTTGTGAAAAGTGTAAGATCATTAAGCCGGACAGAGCGCATCATTGCAGCGTGTGCAATAGCTGCGTGCTCAAGATGGATCATCACTGCCCCTGGGTGAACAATTGCGTCAACTTTTACAATTACAAATTCTTTGTATTGTTTCTGGGGTACGCGCTCATCTATTGCTTGTACGTTGCAGTCACCACTCTGCATGATTTCGTTCAGTTCTGGAAGGTAGGTGCC TACGAAAATAATGGTTACTCGGAACAGGGCCAATTGAACGGCAGTGTTGTGGGCCGTTTTCACATCTTGTTCCTGTTCTTCATATCCATCATGTTTGCCATTAGTTTGGTGAGTCTGTTTGGCTATCACATCTATTTGGTTCTGGTCAATCGCACCACTTTAG AGTCTTTTCGAGCACCAGTCTTTCGCGTCGGCGGCCCCGACAAGAACGGCTTCAATTTGAGCCGCTATGCCAACTTCTGTGAGGTGTTTGGCGACGACTGGCAGTACTGGCCTTTGCCCATCTTCACCAG TCGTGGTGATGGCTTCAGCTATCCAACATCCACCGATCAAAGCGGCGAGGCGCCCCCCGCCCAGCGATACGCTGCCATGGGCGACACAACCACCAACAG AAGCCAGAACCAGGCGCAGTCGCAGCGCCAGGCCCGTCCAAAGTCGTTAAATCTGCAACCCGCACTGGAACTGCCCTTGGCAAACGGCCAATCATCAAGCTGCAACACGGCAGCAGTCCCGTCTAGTGAGGTGGTCGTTGTCAATTTTAGCACCCTGCCAGAGGATGCCAATGGCGATGCGGTCATCATCGATATGGTGGGCGATCATagtggagctgctgctgttgttgccgctCCCAAGGATGCCTGCCGCCAGCCGAATGGTGATGTCCCTCTCAACTAG
- the LOC117190664 gene encoding palmitoyltransferase ZDHHC15B isoform X2, with amino-acid sequence MGNDDHRRRKTPCGFCMAVFKWIPVVFITAVIAWSYYAYVVELCIRNSENLVGMILMLFFYHIALILFMWSYWRTIMTSVGRVPDQWRIPDEELTRLFRADNPETQKRILNSFARSLPVTNRTMNGSVRFCEKCKIIKPDRAHHCSVCNSCVLKMDHHCPWVNNCVNFYNYKFFVLFLGYALIYCLYVAVTTLHDFVQFWKYENNGYSEQGQLNGSVVGRFHILFLFFISIMFAISLVSLFGYHIYLVLVNRTTLESFRAPVFRVGGPDKNGFNLSRYANFCEVFGDDWQYWPLPIFTSRGDGFSYPTSTDQSGEAPPAQRYAAMGDTTTNRLDGNPTDKLIDAIPLVTTPNNHVQPPQQQHPHQVRSQNQAQSQRQARPKSLNLQPALELPLANGQSSSCNTAAVPSSEVVVVNFSTLPEDANGDAVIIDMVGDHSGAAAVVAAPKDACRQPNGDVPLN; translated from the exons ATGGGCAACGACGATCACCGGCGGAGGAAGACACCTTGCGGATTCTGCATGGCTGTGTTCAAGTGGATTCCGGTTGTATTCATAACCGCCGTCATTGCCTGGTCCTACTATGCCTATGTGGTGGAGCTCTGCATAC GCAACTCCGAGAACCTCGTTGGGATGATTTTAATGCTGTTCTTCTACCACATTGCCCTGATACTGTTCATGTGGTCCTACTGGAGAACCATAATGACATCGGTTGGTCGAGTGCCAGATCAA TGGCGGATACCAGACGAGGAACTGACGCGCCTGTTTCGTGCCGACAACCCAGAGACGCAGAAACGCATTTTGAACAGCTTTGCCCGCAGTTTGCCAGTAACCAATCG CACAATGAACGGCTCTGTCCGGTTTTGTGAAAAGTGTAAGATCATTAAGCCGGACAGAGCGCATCATTGCAGCGTGTGCAATAGCTGCGTGCTCAAGATGGATCATCACTGCCCCTGGGTGAACAATTGCGTCAACTTTTACAATTACAAATTCTTTGTATTGTTTCTGGGGTACGCGCTCATCTATTGCTTGTACGTTGCAGTCACCACTCTGCATGATTTCGTTCAGTTCTGGAAG TACGAAAATAATGGTTACTCGGAACAGGGCCAATTGAACGGCAGTGTTGTGGGCCGTTTTCACATCTTGTTCCTGTTCTTCATATCCATCATGTTTGCCATTAGTTTGGTGAGTCTGTTTGGCTATCACATCTATTTGGTTCTGGTCAATCGCACCACTTTAG AGTCTTTTCGAGCACCAGTCTTTCGCGTCGGCGGCCCCGACAAGAACGGCTTCAATTTGAGCCGCTATGCCAACTTCTGTGAGGTGTTTGGCGACGACTGGCAGTACTGGCCTTTGCCCATCTTCACCAG TCGTGGTGATGGCTTCAGCTATCCAACATCCACCGATCAAAGCGGCGAGGCGCCCCCCGCCCAGCGATACGCTGCCATGGGCGACACAACCACCAACAGGTTAGATGGCAATCCAACAGATAAGTTGATTGACGCTATACCCCTCGTCACCACACCCAATAACCATGTTCAACCacctcaacaacaacatccaCATCAAGTAAGAAGCCAGAACCAGGCGCAGTCGCAGCGCCAGGCCCGTCCAAAGTCGTTAAATCTGCAACCCGCACTGGAACTGCCCTTGGCAAACGGCCAATCATCAAGCTGCAACACGGCAGCAGTCCCGTCTAGTGAGGTGGTCGTTGTCAATTTTAGCACCCTGCCAGAGGATGCCAATGGCGATGCGGTCATCATCGATATGGTGGGCGATCATagtggagctgctgctgttgttgccgctCCCAAGGATGCCTGCCGCCAGCCGAATGGTGATGTCCCTCTCAACTAG